The proteins below are encoded in one region of Bacteroidota bacterium:
- a CDS encoding GIY-YIG nuclease family protein: MYYYTYITTNPGNSVLYTGMTNDLRRRLTEHKAMRGSSDSFAGKYYCYKLVYFERHLTAMGAIRREKEIKKLSREDKIRLIASKNPKWEWLNSMAG, encoded by the coding sequence ATGTATTACTACACCTACATCACAACGAACCCCGGCAACTCCGTTCTTTACACAGGAATGACGAACGACCTACGACGCCGATTGACCGAGCACAAGGCGATGCGAGGTAGTTCAGATAGTTTTGCCGGGAAATATTACTGCTACAAGTTGGTATATTTCGAACGTCACTTGACGGCAATGGGTGCCATACGTCGTGAAAAGGAGATCAAGAAGCTTAGTCGGGAGGACAAGATTCGTCTTATCGCTTCCAAAAATCCAAAATGGGAATGGCTCAACTCGATGGCGGGTTAA